A genomic region of Gemmata massiliana contains the following coding sequences:
- a CDS encoding CbrC family protein, whose translation MGEVFRYVADSALPAHRHSDLPCSICGAFGDVYYVCADIEEPDGSESPISEACVACIRRLAPEQVSRWATEKRLPAYLKTTPEFDEPTVRERLVAITQELRRTPRLPHFVQGDDWPFCCGDLTEYTGEPSRAEAELLDREGQYWDHKPASFHDRAVTLVPSNDLAVLGGVSAFRCIGCGKRYWTFQCT comes from the coding sequence ATGGGTGAGGTATTCCGATACGTCGCGGACAGCGCGTTACCCGCACACCGGCACAGCGATTTGCCGTGCTCTATCTGCGGTGCGTTCGGCGACGTGTACTACGTCTGCGCCGATATCGAGGAGCCAGACGGGAGCGAGTCACCGATCAGCGAGGCTTGTGTAGCATGTATCCGTCGCCTCGCGCCCGAACAAGTATCCCGATGGGCCACCGAGAAACGGCTACCCGCGTACCTTAAGACCACTCCTGAGTTCGACGAACCCACTGTTCGGGAACGGTTGGTGGCGATCACCCAAGAGCTACGGCGAACGCCGCGGCTGCCGCACTTCGTTCAGGGTGATGACTGGCCGTTCTGTTGTGGCGATCTCACCGAATACACGGGGGAACCATCCCGCGCGGAAGCCGAGTTACTTGATCGAGAGGGGCAGTATTGGGACCACAAACCGGCATCATTTCACGATCGGGCAGTTACACTCGTCCCGAGCAATGACCTGGCCGTGCTAGGCGGGGTGTCGGCATTCCGGTGCATCGGCTGTGGCAAACGATACTGGACCTTCCAGTGCACCTGA
- a CDS encoding glycosyltransferase family 2 protein, whose amino-acid sequence MTTALTQKAPAPGTPAEKLAEIAPELAPLLERMAADPNARVALLEQLLGVNACRQIGIYPIPPGFKLSVVIPVYNEERWLAELVRRVQAVEIPKELILVNDFSKDGTPAILAQLEKQYDNVRVFHQPKNMGKGAALREGFKHCTGDLVIVQDADWEYDPAEYPKLIQPILDGRADVVIGSRFIGESHRVLYYWHSVGNKVLTTLSNWCTNLNLTDMETCYKVFKREIIQGMTLKSDRFGFEPEVTAKIARRRKGQPRWRIFEVPISYSGRTYEEGKKIGMKDGFQALYCIIRYWLAD is encoded by the coding sequence ATGACGACCGCGTTGACGCAGAAAGCCCCCGCGCCCGGGACGCCCGCGGAGAAGCTGGCCGAGATCGCGCCGGAACTGGCCCCGCTCCTGGAGCGCATGGCCGCCGACCCGAACGCGCGGGTCGCGCTGCTGGAGCAGTTGCTGGGCGTGAATGCGTGCCGGCAAATCGGAATCTACCCGATCCCGCCGGGGTTCAAGCTCTCGGTGGTGATCCCGGTGTACAACGAGGAGCGCTGGCTCGCGGAGCTGGTGCGCCGCGTGCAGGCCGTCGAGATCCCCAAGGAACTGATCCTGGTCAACGACTTCTCGAAGGACGGCACGCCCGCGATCCTCGCCCAACTGGAGAAGCAGTACGACAACGTGCGCGTGTTCCACCAGCCCAAGAACATGGGCAAGGGCGCCGCGCTCCGCGAGGGCTTCAAGCACTGCACCGGCGACCTGGTGATCGTGCAGGACGCGGACTGGGAGTACGACCCCGCCGAGTACCCGAAGCTGATCCAGCCGATCCTCGACGGGCGCGCCGATGTGGTGATCGGGTCACGGTTTATCGGCGAGAGCCACCGCGTGCTGTACTACTGGCACTCGGTCGGCAACAAGGTGCTCACCACGCTCTCGAACTGGTGCACCAACCTGAACCTGACCGACATGGAGACGTGCTACAAGGTCTTCAAGCGGGAAATCATTCAGGGCATGACGCTCAAGAGCGACCGCTTCGGGTTCGAGCCGGAAGTGACTGCGAAGATCGCCCGCAGGCGCAAAGGGCAACCGCGCTGGCGCATCTTCGAGGTGCCGATCAGCTACTCCGGGCGCACCTACGAAGAGGGCAAGAAGATCGGCATGAAGGACGGGTTCCAGGCCCTCTACTGTATCATCCGCTACTGGCTCGCGGACTAA
- a CDS encoding DegT/DnrJ/EryC1/StrS family aminotransferase yields MKPTSSVSAPAPAPVPLCDIQAQYTALKTEIDAAVLRVLGSGQAILGPEVTAFEQETAQFCGAQFGIGCGSGTDALVLALRALDIGPGDEVIVPPFTFFASASAVARIGATPVFVDIDPITFNIDPGQIEAKITSRTRAIMPVHLFGQCCDMDAIWQIAADRQLYVVEDAAQSFGSEYRGKRCGALGIVGCMSFYPTKNLGALGDAGLVTTNDPVIDKKLRALRVHGSEVKYYHKYIGYNMRLDAVHAAVLRVKLPHVANWLTARETAAKRYDGLIERANLHGFMRRPIAMPDRRHTYNQYVVRVPSNHRDPLVKYLKENGVGVEVYYPLSLHQQECFKHLGYRTGDFPTSEEAAGGVFALPMFPEITEAQQQRVVEVCSSYLRQTVRRAA; encoded by the coding sequence GTGAAACCGACTTCTTCCGTTTCAGCCCCCGCACCGGCCCCCGTTCCTTTGTGTGATATCCAGGCCCAGTACACCGCACTGAAGACGGAAATTGACGCCGCCGTGCTGCGCGTGCTCGGCTCCGGACAGGCCATTCTGGGACCGGAAGTGACGGCGTTCGAGCAGGAAACGGCCCAGTTCTGCGGGGCACAGTTCGGGATCGGGTGCGGGTCCGGGACCGACGCCCTGGTGCTCGCGCTGCGGGCGCTCGACATCGGCCCGGGCGACGAGGTGATCGTCCCGCCGTTCACGTTTTTCGCCTCCGCGAGTGCGGTCGCCCGGATCGGCGCGACACCAGTGTTCGTGGATATCGACCCGATCACGTTCAACATCGACCCGGGCCAGATCGAGGCGAAAATCACCTCGCGCACCCGGGCCATCATGCCCGTCCACCTGTTCGGCCAGTGCTGCGACATGGACGCCATCTGGCAGATCGCCGCGGACCGGCAGCTCTACGTGGTCGAGGACGCGGCCCAGTCGTTCGGCAGCGAGTACCGCGGGAAGCGCTGTGGGGCACTCGGGATCGTGGGGTGCATGAGCTTCTACCCCACGAAGAACCTCGGCGCGCTCGGCGACGCGGGCCTCGTGACCACCAACGACCCGGTCATCGATAAGAAGCTCCGCGCCCTCCGCGTCCACGGCTCGGAGGTGAAGTACTACCACAAGTACATCGGCTACAACATGCGGCTCGACGCGGTCCATGCCGCGGTGCTGCGGGTGAAGCTGCCGCACGTCGCGAACTGGCTGACCGCCCGGGAGACCGCCGCGAAGCGCTACGACGGATTGATCGAGCGCGCGAACCTGCACGGGTTCATGCGGCGCCCCATCGCGATGCCCGACCGCCGGCACACGTACAACCAGTACGTCGTCCGCGTACCGTCGAACCACCGCGACCCGCTCGTGAAGTATCTGAAAGAGAACGGCGTGGGTGTGGAGGTGTACTACCCGCTCAGCCTGCACCAGCAGGAGTGCTTCAAGCACCTGGGCTACCGCACCGGCGACTTCCCGACCAGCGAAGAGGCCGCCGGCGGCGTGTTCGCGCTGCCGATGTTCCCGGAAATCACCGAAGCGCAACAGCAGCGCGTGGTTGAAGTGTGCAGCAGTTACCTGCGCCAAACTGTGCGTCGCGCGGCGTAA
- a CDS encoding CpaF family protein, which yields MSTSPSPESPTLTPPPKGWRTAAVPAPAPVAPPAQAPPAGENLAALERYKRDLHNSLVNSLDANRLSALSADRQRAELSALIAKAIANDPPPVARADERLLRELLDEILGFGPLEILLRDPTITDILVNGAKEVYVERNGKLALSDVTFRDDQQVMQVLDRIVSKVGRRIDESSPMVDARLPDGSRVNAVIAPLSVKFPAISIRRFGGGAKHLDDLVGLHMLAPEMALFLKAAVKARLNIIVSGGTGSGKTTLLNALSRFIPETERIVTIEDAVELQLQQRHVVTLESRPQNVEGKGQVTIRDLVRNALRMRPDRIVVGECRGAEALDMLQAMNTGHDGSLTTLHANTPRDVLARLETMVMMAGFDLPVKAIRQQVASAVNIIVQTARLQGGARRVTSITELTGMEGETITLQDVFRYHQSGVNGAGKAFGTFEATGVRPHAAERIQTAGVVVPPDVFQQRTLAPDEAEKGMA from the coding sequence ATGTCCACGTCGCCCTCTCCCGAATCCCCGACCCTAACTCCGCCCCCGAAAGGCTGGCGAACGGCCGCGGTTCCGGCTCCCGCTCCGGTCGCGCCCCCGGCGCAGGCCCCGCCGGCCGGTGAGAACCTCGCGGCTCTCGAACGCTACAAGCGCGACCTGCACAACTCACTCGTGAACTCGCTCGACGCGAACCGGCTCAGCGCGCTCTCCGCGGACCGGCAACGCGCCGAACTGTCCGCGCTGATCGCCAAGGCGATCGCGAACGACCCGCCCCCGGTGGCCCGGGCCGACGAGCGCTTGCTGCGCGAGTTGCTCGACGAGATCCTCGGGTTCGGGCCGCTCGAAATACTCCTCCGGGATCCGACCATTACGGACATCCTGGTGAACGGGGCGAAAGAGGTGTACGTCGAGCGCAACGGGAAGTTGGCTCTGTCCGACGTGACGTTCCGCGACGACCAGCAGGTGATGCAGGTTCTCGACCGGATCGTGTCCAAGGTCGGGCGGCGCATCGACGAGAGCAGCCCAATGGTGGACGCGCGGCTCCCGGACGGGTCGCGCGTGAACGCGGTCATCGCCCCCCTGAGCGTCAAGTTCCCCGCGATCAGCATCCGGCGGTTCGGCGGAGGCGCGAAGCACCTGGACGACCTCGTCGGGCTCCACATGCTGGCCCCGGAGATGGCCCTGTTCCTCAAGGCCGCGGTGAAGGCCCGGCTGAACATCATCGTGAGCGGCGGGACCGGGAGCGGGAAGACGACGCTCCTGAACGCGCTGTCCCGGTTCATCCCGGAAACCGAGCGGATCGTCACCATTGAGGATGCCGTCGAGCTCCAGCTCCAGCAGCGGCACGTGGTTACGCTCGAATCGCGCCCGCAGAACGTGGAGGGCAAGGGGCAGGTCACGATCCGCGATCTGGTGCGCAACGCGCTGCGGATGCGCCCGGACCGGATCGTGGTCGGCGAGTGCCGCGGCGCGGAGGCGCTCGACATGCTCCAGGCCATGAACACGGGGCACGACGGGAGCCTGACGACGCTCCACGCGAACACCCCGCGCGACGTGCTGGCCCGGTTGGAGACGATGGTCATGATGGCGGGGTTCGACCTGCCCGTGAAGGCGATCCGCCAGCAGGTCGCGAGCGCGGTGAACATTATCGTGCAGACGGCCCGGCTCCAGGGCGGCGCCCGGCGCGTCACCTCGATCACCGAGCTGACCGGAATGGAGGGTGAGACAATTACCCTTCAGGACGTCTTCCGGTACCACCAGAGCGGCGTAAATGGTGCGGGGAAGGCGTTCGGGACGTTCGAGGCCACCGGGGTTCGCCCCCACGCGGCGGAGCGGATTCAAACGGCCGGGGTGGTGGTCCCGCCCGACGTGTTCCAACAGCGCACGCTCGCGCCGGACGAAGCAGAAAAGGGTATGGCTTAG
- a CDS encoding AAA family ATPase, producing MYPLPAVLVNCPPTAVPDLRPGLAENAVTIAVEHPSADALLAQPPAQFGARHIFVVRVGSLDEAEQMGRVGAAFPGNPVLALVEGDYDPAALFHVNRRGAAQLVPVPFTRGDLGAALERVLVQFGVQKSQCRVIAVGGVVEGCGATTTAINLAAEFPALSGAPCVLTEFARGLGRLSGLLNLAPPLTTADVLTGPGAPDLVTVQSALAHVNDRFSVLVGPYRSLDPVRPGAGAGVKLVRLLRQVAGFAVLDVPATFDAEYFEIVGEADRLVLVLRQDVPSVQAAKLLIEGLRERNLPDPVLLVNEYEPGRDQFTLARIRERLGTNSVYAVHPDADGVRAAANEGKPLGAVRPTGHATRDLHHIAVELLRTTGVPLQETRPTVWKWVREKFGLGA from the coding sequence ATGTATCCGCTCCCCGCAGTTCTGGTAAATTGCCCCCCGACCGCGGTGCCCGATCTGCGGCCCGGGCTGGCCGAAAACGCGGTAACGATCGCGGTGGAACACCCGTCCGCGGACGCGCTCCTCGCGCAACCGCCCGCCCAGTTCGGGGCGCGACACATTTTTGTGGTCCGGGTCGGATCGCTCGACGAGGCCGAACAGATGGGCCGCGTCGGGGCCGCGTTCCCGGGGAACCCGGTTCTCGCGCTCGTCGAGGGCGACTACGACCCCGCGGCCCTGTTCCACGTGAACCGGCGCGGGGCCGCCCAACTGGTGCCGGTCCCGTTCACCCGGGGCGACCTCGGGGCCGCTCTGGAGCGGGTTCTTGTTCAGTTCGGGGTCCAGAAATCCCAGTGCCGCGTGATCGCGGTCGGTGGAGTGGTCGAGGGGTGCGGCGCGACCACAACGGCCATCAACCTCGCGGCCGAGTTCCCGGCGCTGAGCGGCGCCCCGTGCGTGCTGACCGAGTTCGCGCGGGGCCTCGGCCGGCTCTCGGGGCTCCTGAACCTCGCACCCCCGCTTACAACGGCCGACGTTCTCACCGGTCCCGGCGCCCCCGACCTCGTGACGGTGCAATCCGCCCTGGCGCACGTGAACGACCGGTTCTCGGTGCTCGTCGGACCGTACCGGTCGCTCGACCCGGTCCGTCCCGGCGCGGGCGCCGGGGTGAAACTCGTGCGACTCCTGCGCCAGGTGGCCGGCTTCGCGGTTCTCGACGTGCCTGCCACGTTCGACGCCGAATATTTTGAGATCGTGGGGGAAGCCGACCGACTGGTCCTCGTCCTGCGGCAGGACGTGCCCTCGGTCCAGGCCGCGAAATTGCTCATTGAAGGGCTCCGCGAGCGCAACCTGCCCGACCCGGTGCTGCTCGTCAACGAGTACGAGCCGGGCCGCGACCAGTTCACCCTCGCCCGCATCCGGGAGCGCCTCGGGACCAACAGTGTTTACGCGGTCCACCCGGACGCGGACGGGGTCCGGGCCGCCGCTAACGAGGGGAAGCCGTTGGGCGCGGTGCGCCCGACCGGTCACGCGACCAGGGATTTGCACCACATCGCGGTGGAACTGCTTCGTACCACTGGGGTACCGCTTCAGGAAACCCGGCCGACCGTGTGGAAATGGGTCCGCGAGAAGTTCGGCCTTGGTGCATAG
- a CDS encoding DNA repair helicase XPB, with amino-acid sequence MPPKIVKAPAPAAPGAPAALTFDPTNPFIVQSDRSVLVEVDNPKYTEARDAIAPFAELEKSPEHIHTYRISNLSLWNAAAAGFSAQEVVGVLQKYTKFPIPQNIPTDIAETVARYGRVKLERIDADTLKLVCSDKPLLAELARNKKVKEYLGEKLDDTSFVVTPAYRGVLKQALITVGYPAEDIAGYTEGAMLPIALRETAASGVPFHVRDYQREAADVFHAGGDVRGGSGVIVLPCGAGKTVVGIVAMSLLQKNTLVLTTSITAVKQWRREIIDKSTLTADEVKEYTGETKDIGPVTVATYQILTYRPDKTEDFPHFGLFEQRDWGLIVYDEVHLLPAPVFRVTAQIQARRRLGLTATLIREDGREGDVFSLIGPKKYDVPWRELETKGWIASASCSEIRVALPTDATRMEYAVADHRAKYRIASENVAKDEVVAELLERYKDQRVIVIGQYLSQLHRLSDRFDLPLITGSTGNVEREDLYGKFRRGEVRHLVLSKVGNFAIDLPDANVLIQVSGTFGSRQEEAQRLGRILRPKSSGDGDAHFFTLVTRDTRELDFAHHRQMFLTEQGYSYEILDERDVLPSKSAAG; translated from the coding sequence ATGCCGCCGAAGATCGTGAAGGCACCGGCACCTGCCGCGCCCGGTGCGCCCGCTGCGTTGACGTTCGACCCGACGAACCCGTTTATCGTGCAGTCGGACCGGTCCGTCCTGGTGGAAGTGGACAACCCGAAATACACGGAGGCGCGCGACGCGATCGCGCCCTTCGCCGAGCTGGAAAAGAGCCCGGAACACATCCACACGTACCGCATCTCGAACCTCTCGCTCTGGAACGCCGCCGCCGCGGGGTTCAGCGCGCAAGAAGTGGTCGGGGTGCTCCAGAAGTACACCAAGTTCCCGATCCCGCAGAACATCCCGACCGACATCGCGGAGACGGTCGCGCGGTACGGGCGCGTGAAGCTCGAGCGCATCGACGCCGACACGCTGAAACTGGTGTGCTCCGACAAGCCGCTGCTCGCGGAACTGGCGCGCAACAAGAAAGTGAAAGAGTACCTCGGGGAGAAGCTCGACGACACGAGCTTTGTGGTCACCCCGGCGTACCGCGGGGTGCTGAAACAGGCACTCATTACCGTTGGGTACCCGGCCGAAGACATCGCGGGGTACACCGAGGGCGCGATGCTGCCGATCGCGCTCCGCGAAACCGCCGCGAGCGGGGTGCCGTTCCACGTCCGCGACTACCAGCGCGAGGCGGCGGACGTGTTCCACGCGGGCGGCGACGTGCGCGGGGGCAGCGGGGTGATCGTGCTGCCGTGCGGCGCCGGGAAGACGGTCGTCGGCATCGTGGCCATGTCGCTGCTCCAGAAGAACACGCTCGTGCTGACCACGAGCATCACCGCGGTGAAGCAGTGGCGCCGAGAGATCATCGACAAGTCGACGCTCACCGCGGACGAGGTGAAGGAGTACACCGGCGAGACGAAGGACATCGGCCCGGTGACGGTCGCGACCTACCAGATCCTGACGTACCGACCCGACAAGACCGAGGACTTCCCGCACTTCGGGCTGTTCGAGCAGCGCGATTGGGGACTCATCGTGTACGACGAGGTCCACCTGCTCCCGGCCCCGGTGTTCCGCGTGACGGCGCAGATCCAGGCGCGCCGGCGCCTCGGGCTGACGGCCACGCTGATCCGCGAGGACGGGCGCGAGGGGGACGTGTTCTCGCTGATCGGCCCGAAGAAGTACGACGTGCCGTGGCGCGAACTGGAAACGAAGGGGTGGATCGCGAGCGCGAGCTGCTCGGAGATCCGCGTCGCGCTGCCGACCGATGCCACCCGCATGGAGTACGCGGTCGCCGACCACCGGGCGAAGTACCGGATCGCGAGCGAGAACGTGGCGAAGGACGAGGTCGTCGCGGAGCTACTGGAGCGCTACAAGGACCAGCGCGTGATCGTGATCGGGCAGTACCTCTCGCAACTGCACCGGCTCAGTGACCGGTTCGATTTGCCGCTCATTACGGGCAGCACCGGCAACGTGGAGCGCGAGGACCTGTACGGCAAGTTCCGCCGCGGCGAGGTCCGGCACCTGGTGCTCTCGAAGGTCGGGAACTTCGCGATCGATTTGCCGGACGCGAACGTGCTGATCCAGGTGAGCGGGACGTTCGGCTCGCGCCAGGAAGAGGCCCAGCGCCTCGGGCGCATCCTGCGCCCCAAGAGCAGCGGCGACGGGGACGCGCACTTCTTCACGCTGGTGACGCGCGACACCCGCGAGCTCGACTTCGCCCACCACCGCCAGATGTTCCTGACGGAGCAGGGCTACAGCTACGAGATCCTCGACGAGCGCGACGTGCTCCCGTCGAAGTCCGCTGCTGGGTGA
- a CDS encoding helicase-associated domain-containing protein, which produces MPAISETDWSLRYRDALARYAEPLLRAVADKLVRPRAKQPAEELLDKAVATIINAPVIDRRIKDQPPAARKILAFMGLSRQPRWKVGHLLTLLAALDHNDGFAPVQTLLEAGLLFPELDAQGPPIDDFAAWFGAAGTHNAVVVALPGVAVRARSEDLGLPNLANSDHEGGTARQADGLEWPLRLAVVWQQVHADSVRLTQGNTLFKRDLLRLQSDAVLAAPPVDQSAPIADAGVFSLLWAHAVGLLTERDGTLETGAFPPVWEGPLFPLLTDLFAALPLVESWNPLVGYAPTENGLSATPTAGLLALLLARDFVHPDAVAEWLWSQHPSWAGALPAESAKDRGAGWVRGFLLGVGYPLGVVEVSGDLVRLSAFGRFALFGEKEPPAPPTFPQTLLVQPNAEVLAYRQGLTPALIASLSRFAGWKGIGPACTLELTPEQTYRGLESGLTLPMIVQTLNRHGTRPVPAGVADLLQRWASKRERITVFASAVLVEFQTPAELDAAVARGVVALRLTDRIGMTADGGEPSLSHLRLIGNRDYESKPQRCLTTADDGVTLTVDTPQADLLLEAEIGQFAEPLPIEPNGTRRFRLTPASLRRAIENGRPLAELDGWFVERSGAPLSAAGRLLLLGSQLPSPQAFRLLVVKLPTVEVADGVMQWPGTRALVAERLGPQAVSVDEEQFEAFRTALKELGVNVA; this is translated from the coding sequence ATGCCCGCGATTTCCGAAACAGACTGGTCCCTTCGTTACCGTGACGCGCTCGCACGCTACGCCGAGCCGCTCCTGCGCGCGGTCGCGGACAAACTCGTGCGCCCGCGCGCGAAGCAGCCGGCCGAAGAGCTGCTCGACAAGGCCGTCGCGACCATTATCAATGCGCCGGTCATCGATCGGCGCATTAAAGACCAGCCCCCGGCCGCGCGGAAGATCCTCGCGTTCATGGGGTTGAGTCGCCAGCCGCGCTGGAAAGTCGGGCACCTGCTCACGCTGCTCGCCGCGCTCGACCACAACGACGGCTTCGCCCCGGTTCAAACGCTCCTCGAAGCCGGGTTACTGTTCCCCGAACTCGACGCCCAGGGGCCGCCGATCGACGACTTCGCCGCGTGGTTCGGCGCGGCCGGTACGCACAACGCGGTCGTGGTCGCGCTTCCCGGGGTCGCGGTCCGCGCACGCAGCGAAGATTTGGGGCTGCCGAACCTGGCGAACTCCGACCACGAAGGCGGGACCGCGCGGCAAGCCGATGGACTCGAGTGGCCGCTGCGACTCGCAGTCGTCTGGCAGCAAGTTCACGCCGATTCGGTCCGGCTCACGCAGGGAAACACGCTCTTCAAGCGCGACCTGCTCCGGCTCCAGTCGGACGCGGTACTGGCCGCGCCGCCCGTTGACCAGAGCGCGCCCATTGCTGACGCCGGCGTGTTCTCGCTCTTGTGGGCGCACGCGGTCGGGCTGCTCACCGAGCGCGACGGCACGCTCGAAACCGGGGCGTTCCCACCGGTGTGGGAGGGGCCGTTATTCCCACTCCTCACGGACCTGTTCGCCGCGCTGCCGCTCGTGGAGTCATGGAACCCGCTCGTGGGGTATGCCCCCACGGAAAACGGACTGTCGGCTACTCCCACCGCGGGGCTGCTCGCGCTCCTGCTCGCGCGCGACTTCGTTCACCCGGATGCGGTCGCGGAGTGGCTGTGGTCCCAGCACCCGTCGTGGGCCGGGGCGCTCCCCGCAGAGTCCGCAAAGGACCGCGGGGCGGGCTGGGTCCGCGGGTTCCTGCTCGGCGTCGGGTACCCGCTGGGCGTGGTCGAGGTATCCGGGGATCTCGTGCGACTGTCCGCGTTCGGCCGGTTCGCGCTGTTCGGTGAGAAGGAGCCGCCCGCGCCGCCCACGTTCCCCCAAACGCTCCTGGTCCAGCCGAACGCCGAGGTGCTCGCGTACCGGCAGGGGCTGACGCCCGCGCTGATCGCGTCGCTGTCGCGGTTCGCGGGGTGGAAGGGGATCGGCCCCGCGTGTACGCTCGAACTCACGCCCGAACAGACCTACCGCGGGCTGGAGTCCGGGCTCACGCTGCCGATGATCGTGCAGACGCTCAACCGACACGGTACGCGCCCGGTTCCCGCCGGAGTTGCGGACCTGCTCCAGCGGTGGGCCAGCAAGCGCGAGCGCATCACGGTTTTCGCGTCCGCGGTGCTGGTCGAGTTCCAGACGCCGGCCGAACTCGACGCGGCCGTGGCACGCGGCGTAGTCGCGCTGCGGCTCACGGACCGCATCGGCATGACCGCGGACGGGGGGGAGCCGTCGCTCTCGCACCTCCGGCTCATTGGGAACCGCGATTACGAATCGAAGCCGCAGCGGTGCCTCACGACCGCCGACGACGGCGTGACGCTGACCGTGGACACACCCCAAGCCGACCTGCTCCTGGAAGCGGAAATCGGGCAGTTCGCGGAACCGCTCCCGATCGAGCCGAACGGCACGCGCCGGTTCCGGCTCACGCCCGCGTCGCTCCGGCGCGCGATCGAGAATGGCCGGCCGCTCGCGGAACTCGACGGGTGGTTCGTCGAGCGCAGCGGAGCGCCGCTCTCGGCCGCGGGGAGATTACTGTTACTCGGCTCGCAGCTACCCTCCCCACAAGCATTCCGGCTGCTCGTGGTGAAGCTGCCGACGGTCGAAGTCGCCGACGGTGTGATGCAGTGGCCCGGAACGCGGGCACTTGTCGCCGAGCGCCTCGGACCGCAAGCGGTGAGTGTGGACGAAGAACAATTCGAGGCGTTCCGCACCGCGCTCAAAGAACTAGGCGTCAATGTGGCGTGA
- a CDS encoding AI-2E family transporter: MPAPDPPPDPGPAPLVPAPLVPAKWRDPDIIYTVTLLLVGAAAGWYLMLQLASVLRPLLVAVFLAYVLMPYHSRLRKHVGTPASIVTLAGGTAGVLVGLAFVTSASVLALRDDVPQLEQRADTLLTSLEETIGSYAPWITPIDTGRPMRGQVVEQITIIVRLGLNVAATAMLEAGVVALYLLFLLLEGARFPDRVRRAYPEDRAEQILQMAGQVNAAVISYLKAKVKSSLFLAVPVGVVLGAVGVKFALLWAVLTFLCNFIPYIGTVAAYVLPVGFTFLWFGPAWQPFAAAGLLLVCHGVSASVLEPMIIGNAVGVSPLVILGSLAFWGLLWGVPGMFLAVPLTAVMVLVMEHFDQTRAVAKLLKGG, encoded by the coding sequence ATGCCCGCACCCGATCCGCCGCCCGACCCCGGACCCGCGCCCCTCGTACCCGCGCCCCTCGTACCCGCGAAGTGGCGCGACCCAGACATTATATACACCGTCACGCTCCTGCTCGTGGGGGCCGCGGCCGGCTGGTACCTGATGCTGCAACTCGCGTCGGTGCTGCGCCCGCTACTGGTCGCGGTGTTCCTCGCTTACGTGCTGATGCCGTACCACTCGCGGTTGCGCAAGCACGTCGGCACGCCCGCGTCGATCGTGACCCTCGCCGGGGGCACGGCCGGGGTGCTCGTGGGGCTGGCGTTCGTCACGTCCGCCAGCGTGCTCGCGCTCCGCGACGACGTGCCTCAACTCGAACAGCGCGCCGACACCTTACTGACGAGTTTGGAAGAGACGATTGGGTCATACGCTCCCTGGATCACGCCCATCGATACCGGGCGCCCGATGCGCGGGCAGGTCGTCGAGCAGATCACGATCATCGTCCGGTTGGGGCTCAACGTGGCCGCGACCGCGATGCTCGAAGCGGGCGTGGTCGCGCTCTACCTGCTGTTCCTGTTGCTCGAGGGCGCGCGATTCCCGGACCGGGTCCGGCGCGCGTACCCCGAGGACCGCGCCGAGCAGATCCTGCAAATGGCCGGGCAGGTGAACGCGGCCGTCATCAGTTATCTGAAGGCGAAGGTGAAATCGAGCCTGTTCCTCGCGGTGCCGGTCGGCGTGGTGCTGGGCGCGGTGGGCGTGAAGTTCGCGCTCCTGTGGGCGGTGCTGACGTTCCTCTGCAACTTCATCCCGTACATCGGGACCGTCGCCGCTTACGTGCTGCCGGTCGGGTTCACGTTCCTGTGGTTCGGACCGGCGTGGCAGCCGTTCGCCGCGGCCGGGCTGTTACTGGTGTGCCACGGGGTGTCCGCGTCGGTCCTCGAACCGATGATTATCGGCAACGCGGTCGGCGTCAGCCCGCTGGTGATTCTCGGTTCGCTCGCGTTCTGGGGGCTGCTCTGGGGCGTGCCGGGCATGTTCCTCGCGGTCCCGCTCACGGCCGTGATGGTCCTCGTGATGGAACACTTCGACCAGACGCGCGCGGTCGCGAAGCTCCTCAAGGGCGGGTGA
- a CDS encoding ester cyclase, producing MRTVREVMVAWGEAWNGHDADALAALYHDDAVNHQVAFGAPRVGREAMREDFRAFFAAFPDSYTHVEVTLIDGARAAVEWVGGATWTGPFAGRAPTGAPFALRGCGFFVIVDGKIKAQRGYVDRATWFGQLGLPII from the coding sequence GTGCGAACGGTGCGCGAGGTCATGGTGGCGTGGGGAGAGGCGTGGAACGGGCACGACGCGGACGCGCTCGCGGCGCTCTACCACGACGACGCGGTCAACCACCAGGTCGCGTTCGGCGCCCCGCGCGTCGGGCGCGAGGCGATGCGCGAAGACTTTCGCGCGTTCTTCGCCGCGTTCCCGGACAGTTACACCCACGTCGAGGTCACACTGATCGACGGCGCCCGCGCCGCGGTGGAGTGGGTCGGCGGCGCGACGTGGACCGGCCCGTTCGCCGGGCGCGCCCCGACCGGGGCGCCGTTCGCGCTCCGCGGGTGCGGGTTCTTCGTCATCGTGGACGGCAAAATCAAGGCCCAGCGCGGCTACGTGGACCGTGCGACGTGGTTCGGTCAACTCGGGCTGCCGATCATTTGA